Proteins co-encoded in one Pseudostreptobacillus hongkongensis genomic window:
- a CDS encoding YadA-like family protein yields MNSKERNFLRKRAHNLEAVVRIRKEGVIMKKIFLVFSMFSLILLAENSKEGDNAIADGIDNVANGNDAVAVGNNNKAVGEKSVSIGIENETNTSNSIAIGKKNKALGSTSIAIGLENKSTGQESIAFGTKNITGEYSISFGYGNINQGNHSVVSGRENNISGEKNYVIGEKNNVKGNSNFVFGSRNIFENATSRDIYIFGSDVKVNNDVTDAIVLGRGSEAVSNALSIGNSISKRRIVNVAEAQNDSDVITLGQAKTLIKNNKNSQPETMANNEVDLSQYLKKDFSNIDEVKAKEKLLNILNKGTISDSDTNFITGKTAYDYISNYTYTKAEIDTKIQNLSNNSGSIDTSNFVKKTDFDNFKNEVLKKSELNKKYILDKLGNKEVSFTDASNIQVDKYVEKLSEGANIQTPKGSFVTDKIVNKYLTENYLNKNIVDGKLDLKADKDAKNINIIEYVKKLSNGSNILNPTGSLVTDTKINEYLTSNYTNNTKLEEKLSQYSKKDGSNIEVDKYVEKLSDSSDLNNPKNRLITDTKLKSYLEDRFSKIGISSLEEKLTKANQESEKAISGVANAIAVGSLTQINTTNNQLFNIGVSYGMYSGEHAFALGISGTEPSGSFVYKVNTSINTKAGFGIGVGGAYQFAIPNVKVNNRNSKIDELNKKIAELENLIKRKIK; encoded by the coding sequence TTGAATAGTAAAGAAAGAAACTTTTTAAGAAAAAGAGCTCATAACTTAGAAGCAGTAGTTAGAATTAGGAAAGAAGGAGTTATTATGAAAAAAATATTTTTAGTTTTCTCAATGTTCTCTTTAATATTATTAGCTGAAAATAGTAAAGAAGGTGATAATGCAATAGCAGATGGTATTGATAATGTTGCAAATGGAAATGATGCTGTTGCAGTAGGGAATAATAATAAAGCAGTTGGTGAAAAATCAGTTAGTATAGGAATAGAAAATGAAACTAATACGAGCAATTCAATTGCTATAGGTAAAAAAAATAAGGCACTAGGTTCTACAAGTATTGCTATAGGTCTTGAAAATAAATCTACAGGACAAGAATCAATAGCTTTTGGTACTAAGAATATAACTGGTGAATATTCAATTAGTTTTGGGTATGGAAATATTAATCAAGGTAATCATTCAGTAGTTAGTGGTAGAGAAAATAATATTTCAGGTGAAAAAAATTATGTAATTGGAGAGAAAAATAATGTAAAAGGGAACTCTAATTTTGTATTTGGAAGTAGAAATATTTTTGAAAATGCCACTTCTAGAGATATATACATTTTTGGTAGTGATGTAAAGGTAAATAATGATGTAACGGATGCTATTGTATTAGGACGTGGAAGTGAAGCTGTAAGTAATGCACTATCTATTGGTAATTCAATATCTAAAAGGAGAATAGTAAATGTTGCGGAAGCTCAAAATGATAGTGATGTAATAACATTAGGTCAAGCTAAAACTTTAATTAAAAATAATAAAAATTCACAACCTGAAACTATGGCTAATAATGAAGTAGATTTAAGTCAATATTTAAAAAAAGATTTTTCTAATATTGATGAAGTAAAAGCTAAAGAAAAATTATTAAATATTTTAAATAAAGGAACAATTTCAGATAGTGATACTAATTTTATTACAGGTAAAACAGCTTATGACTATATATCTAATTATACATACACTAAAGCTGAAATAGATACAAAAATTCAAAATTTATCTAATAATTCTGGAAGTATTGATACAAGTAATTTTGTAAAGAAAACTGATTTTGATAATTTTAAAAATGAAGTTTTAAAGAAATCTGAATTGAATAAAAAATATATATTAGATAAATTAGGAAATAAAGAAGTTAGTTTTACAGATGCAAGTAATATACAGGTAGATAAATATGTTGAAAAACTAAGTGAAGGTGCCAATATACAAACTCCTAAAGGTTCTTTTGTTACAGATAAAATAGTTAATAAATATTTAACTGAGAATTATTTAAATAAAAATATTGTTGATGGAAAGCTTGATTTAAAAGCAGATAAAGATGCTAAAAATATAAACATTATTGAATATGTTAAAAAATTGAGTAATGGGTCTAATATTTTAAATCCAACTGGATCTTTAGTAACTGATACAAAAATTAATGAATATTTGACTTCTAATTATACAAATAATACAAAATTAGAAGAGAAATTATCACAATATTCTAAAAAAGATGGAAGTAATATAGAAGTTGATAAATATGTTGAAAAATTAAGTGATAGTAGTGATTTAAACAATCCTAAAAATAGATTGATAACTGATACTAAATTAAAGTCATATTTAGAAGACAGGTTTTCTAAAATAGGAATATCTTCTTTAGAAGAAAAGTTGACTAAAGCTAATCAAGAATCAGAAAAAGCCATTTCAGGTGTTGCAAATGCTATAGCTGTAGGAAGTTTAACGCAAATAAATACTACAAATAATCAATTATTTAATATTGGAGTAAGTTATGGTATGTATTCAGGAGAACATGCTTTTGCACTTGGAATTAGTGGAACAGAACCTAGTGGAAGTTTTGTATATAAGGTAAATACATCAATTAATACAAAAGCTGGCTTTGGTATAGGTGTAGGTGGTGCATATCAATTTGCCATTCCTAATGTTAAAGTTAATAATAGAAACAGTAAAATAGATGAATTAAATAAAAAAATAGCAGAACTAGAAAATTTAATAAAGAGAAAAATTAAATAG
- a CDS encoding YadA-like family protein — MKKYLILISLILFDISFGGENNIIKGNPNTITGDNNVVIGNNNTIRKNSSVTIGNENSTGNDNSVAIGITNSPNIGGNNVSIGFVNYPQHEGAIAIGNGMTDGSAYSIGMGEDNSVKGDNSFVLGKNNKSFSLYNKYPTYTIGDSNYMVGYDSFNFGTNNWYGEDFYGPKDYTGVINSDNYPEGMRFNYIFGSNVRIDETKSYSIVLGNNSESVDNSLSIGNNTHLRRIVNVERALNESDAITLKQFKDILYNKNTDNDFSSYLFKDLSNSDDETLKNQALKLLTIGKIASTSNDLISGKILYNYLNGGENIYNKSKIDGLINDRTSNHDYSGLLEKGEYAKLKDESLLKSNVTKEHLSNILDNKELAETDSSNINVGEYKNMLSKSNLITDEKLHDNLSSLYNKKEVEEKIDNKSNISGDNINVDKYIKVLSLGKEDKKLITDINIKEILENSYMKSSKIDNRLMSLEKKDASNIDVNIYTKKLEEKGLLTDSKSKELIDEKLKTIDLTKSNEKLQLFDNINEKSIKANAGIASAIAISSLPQVNISDDRLLNISFGYGMYGREHAFALGISGGDPNGNVIARLNSSINTKVQFSVGLGLSYQFGISYSNDDLEIENLTKKLQNLEELVKKIKY, encoded by the coding sequence ATGAAAAAATATTTAATTTTAATATCACTAATTTTATTTGATATATCTTTCGGTGGAGAAAATAATATTATTAAAGGTAATCCCAATACAATAACAGGAGATAATAATGTTGTTATAGGAAACAATAATACAATAAGAAAAAATAGTTCTGTTACAATAGGAAATGAGAATAGTACAGGTAATGATAATTCGGTAGCTATAGGTATAACAAATAGTCCAAATATTGGTGGGAATAATGTATCTATAGGGTTTGTAAACTATCCCCAACATGAAGGAGCTATAGCTATAGGTAATGGTATGACAGATGGATCAGCATATTCTATAGGTATGGGTGAAGATAATAGTGTAAAAGGTGATAATTCATTTGTATTAGGTAAAAATAATAAAAGTTTTAGTTTATATAATAAGTATCCAACATATACCATAGGTGATAGTAATTATATGGTTGGTTATGATTCATTTAATTTTGGAACAAATAATTGGTATGGTGAAGATTTCTATGGACCTAAAGATTATACAGGTGTTATAAATAGCGATAACTATCCTGAAGGTATGCGCTTTAATTACATATTTGGTAGTAATGTAAGAATAGATGAAACGAAATCATATTCTATTGTTCTTGGAAATAACTCTGAATCAGTAGATAATTCATTATCAATTGGGAATAATACCCACCTTAGACGTATAGTAAATGTTGAGAGAGCTTTAAATGAAAGTGATGCTATAACTCTAAAACAATTTAAAGATATATTATATAACAAAAATACTGATAATGATTTTAGTTCATATTTATTTAAAGATTTGTCAAATAGTGATGATGAAACTTTAAAAAATCAAGCACTAAAATTATTAACTATAGGTAAAATTGCCTCAACTTCTAATGATTTAATAAGTGGTAAAATATTATATAATTACCTAAATGGTGGAGAAAATATATATAATAAAAGTAAAATTGATGGACTTATAAATGATAGAACATCTAATCATGATTATTCTGGCTTATTAGAAAAGGGAGAGTATGCTAAATTAAAAGATGAATCATTATTAAAAAGTAATGTTACAAAAGAGCATTTAAGTAATATATTAGATAATAAGGAATTAGCAGAAACTGATTCTAGTAACATTAATGTTGGGGAATATAAGAATATGTTATCAAAATCTAATTTAATTACAGATGAAAAGCTACATGATAATTTGAGTTCTTTATATAATAAAAAAGAAGTAGAAGAAAAAATTGATAATAAATCTAATATTTCTGGAGATAATATAAATGTAGATAAGTATATTAAAGTATTAAGTTTAGGAAAAGAAGATAAGAAATTAATAACAGATATAAATATAAAAGAAATACTTGAAAATAGTTACATGAAAAGTTCTAAAATTGATAATAGATTAATGAGTTTAGAAAAAAAAGATGCTAGTAATATAGATGTCAATATTTATACTAAAAAATTAGAAGAAAAAGGACTTTTAACAGATAGCAAATCTAAAGAATTGATAGATGAGAAATTAAAGACTATTGATTTAACAAAATCAAATGAAAAATTACAGTTATTTGATAATATAAATGAAAAAAGTATTAAAGCTAATGCTGGTATAGCAAGTGCTATTGCAATTTCAAGTTTACCACAAGTTAATATTAGTGATGATAGACTTTTAAATATTTCATTTGGATATGGAATGTATGGTAGAGAACATGCTTTTGCTTTAGGAATTAGTGGTGGTGATCCAAATGGAAATGTAATTGCTAGACTAAACAGTTCAATTAATACTAAAGTTCAATTTTCAGTTGGTTTAGGATTATCTTATCAATTTGGTATAAGTTATAGTAATGATGATTTAGAAATTGAAAATTTAACTAAAAAACTTCAAAATTTAGAAGAATTAGTAAAAAAAATTAAATACTAA